The Sagittula stellata E-37 sequence GCGAAAGCGGCGATAGGAGAAGGGCGGCCATTGAGCCGCCCTTTTTCTTTCCGAGGGTTTTATTGAAAATCAATAGTTTAACCGGATCGCAAGTTCTGTTCTTCAAGTTGGACGCGGGCTGAAGATGGCTGAACCGATGGCGAAAACAGACAAACACTGCCTTATCGTGGACGATCAGGAATTCGACAGGCGCATGATGCGTCGTGTCTTTGCCAAGCAGTGCCCGAATGTGCCGCTGCTCGTCGCTCGCGACCTGAAGGAGGCCCGCGAACGGCTGCGGGCAGGGCAGATCTCCATCGTCTTCCTGGACAACGCCCTGCCGGATGGCATGGGCGTCGATCTGGTTCAGGAAATGGCCAACGACAAGGCGTTGAAAGGGGTGCCGGTGGTGATCGTCAGCGACTTCCCGTCACCCTTCATGTACGCAAAAGCGAAGGCCGCCAATGTCTGCGAAGTCTGGGCAAAGCGGGATTTCGTCGGGCCATCAGTGCAACGGGTGATGACCCGTCATGCGCGGCTGAGCTGATCTAGGGAGTGGCCGTGTCGTCCCGACCTACTCGGCCGGGACACTCAGCTTTTGTGGGGGACCGCCACGCCATGCGTCCCAGGCTTCTGGCGTGTCCAGGTCGATCAGCGCCCGCTCGTCAGCCAGCGCGATCCGGCGCAGTCGATGCGCATTCGCCGTCAGGATGTCCCGCGCCCCTTGGTCGCCCGTAAGTTGCAGGATGGCGGAGAAGCAGTTGGCTGGAAACAGCACCGGGTGACCCGGTGTTCCGTCCGCTGCGGTTGCCTGCTGCAGCATCGGGTAGGGCGTGGCGCGGAAACCCTCGATCAGGAGCGAGATATCCTCCGTCTCGATCTCTGGCATGTCTGCGGGCAACACGATGACCGCCTTCATGCCGCGCGGCAGCATCGCGACGCCACGGCGAAGCGAGGCCGACATGCCGAGCTCCGCATCCGGAACGCCGACAAGTTGAACAGGCAAACCGGCCAGCGTCTCGGCCCTCGGGTGATCGTAATCCGGCAACGTCACGCAGACGTGCGCGCCGGTGGCCATGGCTGTCTGCGCCTGACGGCGCAGCAAGGGCTCACCCGAAACGACTTCGGTGAGCTTGTCTCTGCCGCGCATTCGGGAACTTGTACCGGCGGCGGGAATCAGGATGGCGATGTCTTGCATGACGAAGGATATAACGGCGAGCTGTTTGAAAAGACAGAAAATTCGTCGCTGCACCCGCACCGGTTGTGTGCTGCATTGCAGAAATCAAGTCCGGCAGAATATTGTCTGTGCGTCCATGCAACGGCAATTCGGCCTTGTTTCAACAGCGAAGCCGGGCGCCGTAACCGTCGAAACGAACGGTGCAGGAAGCAACTCTGCCGTGCATCTTCGCCATGTTGATTTTGCCGTTCGAGGTGCTGAGGCCGCATGCCAAGTGGCGCCGAACGTGAGTCTTGATTGTTCAGGCAACATGGCGTCCGTCCAACCGAGCCTTGGAAGGTGGTGAGGACGGATGAGCCAACGACGCGACTATTAATCGTCACGAGACGGCCGGCGGACCTCGCGGCGCTTTGCCCGACCGGTGCGACCGAGCTTGAACGGGACATCAGCCGTGACCCGTACCAAAGCGCCGCAGGGTGTCGCGACAACAGGGCTGGGCAACCGCTGCCGACGTGTTACCTCTGCATGGATGAAATCTTTGTTCTCTCTCCCAAAAAAGGCGGTGCGCGTGCTGCGTGGCCACCTTCGGCGCCTCTGGGTGCGTGTGACTGTCTTCGGCTTGCTGGCAGTGGCCGTGATCCCCTTGTCGCAACTCGTGGAACGGATCCTGCCGGAAGAGTGGCAAAGCCTGATCGCGGGGGCCTCCGTCGACCGGCTGCTGGACATCATCGCGGCGGCCATGTTGACGGTCACGACGTTCTCGCTGACGGTGATGGTTTCGACGAACCATGCCACCGCCTCGCAATTTACGCCACGGTTGCAACAGCTTATCCGGCAGGACACGGTCACGCAGAACACGCTGGCCACCTTCATCGGCAGCTATGTCTACGCGTTGACTGCGATTGTGCTGCGCGAGGTGAGCTATATCGGGGACGAAAAGGCGCTGGTGATGTTCGGCGTCACGGTCTTCATGCTGGCGCTGATTGTCTGGTCGCTGATCCGCTGGATGCAGCACCTGCAGTCGCTGGGCAGCCTCATCAGTTCCGCCCGGCAGGTCGAAGACAAGACCGCGCTCCAGTTCCGGCAGCGGCTCGACACGCCGTGCCTCGGCGCGGTGCCGTTGACCGAAGAGGTGCCCGAGGACGGTTTCGTCGTCATCGCCCCTGAAACCGGTTACGTCCAGATGATCCATCCCGAGCCGCTTCAGACCTTGGCAGAGGAGTTGAACTGCGACATCTATCTGCTTGCCGAGATTGGAGATTTCGTCTTTCTGAGGTCTCCGCTTGCCAAGGTCTGCGGCGCGTCCGACCTGGATGAGGACACGCGCAAACGGCTGTCCAACGCGCTGCATTCCAACATCGTCATCGGGGACGAGCGCACCTACGATCAGGACCCTCGTTTCGGGTTGATGACCATGGCGCAGATCGGGTCGAAGGCGCTGTCGCCGGGGATCAACGATCCGGGTACGGCGATCGACGTGATCAACCGGTGTGGGCGGATCCTGTCGGCGTATCGGGATGAGACGGAGGGTGATGGGGAGGCGCTGCACCCCCGGTTGCATGTCCGTCCGCTGGATGCCGAGGTGCTGATCGGCGACGCGTTCGATTCGGTGGCCCGGGACGGGGCAGCGGTGCGCGAGGTGCAGGAGCGTCTGCAGAAGGTGCTGGGCGGTCTCATGCGCCATCCGGATCCGGAGCTTTCGGAGGCCGCGCAATCGCGGGCGGACGAGTATCTGGAGCGGGCGAAACAGGCCCTCGACTGGGCGCAGGACCGCCAGCGGCTGGAACGGGCGGCGGAGCGGAGGGAAGGCGGCTGAGGCATTTTTCACGGTGAATAAACGCTAGGGCAGAAGACCTTACGTCAGGCGGATGATATTCTGTGGCTGTCGCGGGGGAGTGTTCCCGATGTGGGCTTTTTTGGCTGCCGTTGCCTTTTCTTTCCCGTGTTAATCCCCCGCGTCACCCTCAGGACGTACCGAGAAGACGATCGTCCGGCCAGTGAGCGAAAGCTGGCCGGACGGTTCGTTTCCTGCCGGTCCGGAGGGTGGGTCCGACGGGAGGGCGCGTTGGATCATCGGAACACCAAGCCACGAAACGCCCGTCATGCGGACGTGGACGGTGGCGCGGTTAACCCGGCGCCCGGTGCGGGCAAGACCTGTTGAAATGTGGTGAACACGGGAGGGTCGGTAACCCTTCGTTCACGAAGGTTATCGCGCTGTAAGGGGTGAAACGGCCGTTTCGACCCCTCGAACCGGCCGGTTGTTAACCATTTGCGCCGCAGTGCGGCGGAATTCCCTTGCGATGCGGTTAACGGCGGTTTTGTCGCAGCCGGACGGCGCGCCGGAGTGAAACTCCGGCCTACGGAATGTCGCGCACGGCGGTTGTCAGAGCGGCATGATCTTCAGCTTGGTGATGCGGTTGTTTTCGCGCGCGAGGACCTCGAACCGGAACCCGTGGAAGCTGAACACCTGGCCGACCGTCGGGATCACCTGCGACTCGTAGATCACCAGACCGGCGACGGTATTGGCCTCGTCGTCGGGCAGGATGAAATCGGTGGCGCGGTTGAAATCGCGGATCGTCATGTTGCCGTCGACCAGATACTGCCCGTCGTCTGTGAGCAGGAACTGGCTGTCCGCCTTGGGATCGTGTTCGTCCGCGATCTCGCCCACGATTTCCTCGAGGATGTCCTCAAGCGTGATGAGACCCTTCAACGAGCCATATTCGTCCACCACCAGCGCGAAGTGGGTCCGGCGGCGCAGGAACTGGCGCATCTGGTCGTCCAGCGCGGTTGTGTCGGGCACGAAGTAGGGCTTCATCATCACGTCGGTGACCTTGAAGCCCGCCAGCGCCTCGGCGATGTCCTTTTCGCCGGTGGTCAGCTTGTACATGGCGCGCAGCAGGTCCTTGGCGTGGATCATGCCGATGATGTTCTCCGGGTCGCCACGGAAGACGGGCAGACGGGTATGGCTCGATTCGAGGCACTGCTGGAGGATGTCCTGCGGCGGCGTGTCGGCGTCGATCATCTCGATGTTGGAGCGGTGGAGCATGATCTCTTCGACCGTGCGGTCGCCGAGGTCCAGCGCGCCAAGGATGCGGTCGCGGTCTTCCTTCTGCACCACGCCTTCGGAGTGGCCGAGTTGCAGCGCGCCGGCGATCTCTTCGCGGACGGCGAGGATCTGACTGTCGGGATCTGTCTGCACGCCGAACACGCGCAGCACGCCCCGGACCAGCAGGCGCACGGCGGAGACCACCGGCGCGAACAGCCGGATGACGAGCGCGATGGGCGTCGCGACCCGGGCGGCGGCGGTTTCGGGGTTGGTGATGGCGTAGGTCTTGGGCAGCACTTCGGCGAAGATCAGCACGAGCAGCGTCATGAAGAGCGTGGCCCAGGCGACACCGCTGTCCCCGAAGAGGTTGGTGAACAGCGCAGTCGCCAGAGAGGTGGCGAGGATGTTGACCAGGTTGTTGCCCAGAAGGACGGAGCCGATCAGCCGTTCGTTGTCCTCGGTGATCCGCAGAGCGCGCGCGGCGCCGCTCGATCCCCTGTCCGAGGCGGCGCGCAGTTTCCCGCGCGAGGCGGCGGTCAGCGCGGTTTCCGATCCGGAAAAGAAGGCGGACATCATGATGAGGCCGAGGATCGCGCCAGACGTGATCCAGAAGGCGGCGTCGAGGGTGCCGGGCTGCGGGTCCATGGGGGGTGTTCTCCTTGCTCTGGCCGGTTATGGGTGTGCTTGCGCGGCGGTTCAAGAGGCGCTTGCCGCGCAAGGCCATGGAAGGAGCATGACGTGACGCGGTTTCTGTTCGACGGCGATGCGGGCGCGCCCGTGACGGTGCTTCTGGCGCATGGCGCGGGGGCCGCGATGGACACGCCGTTCATGGCGGGGCTGGCGGCGGCCCTGGCCGGGTGCGGGCTGCGCGTGGCGCGGTTCGAGTTCGCCTACATGGCGGCGCGCCGGACGGGCGGGCCGAAACGGCCGCCGCCGAAGGTCGAGATGCTGTGCGGGGAATACGCGGCGGCGCTGGCCGATCTGCCGAATGGCGCCCGGGTGGTCATCGGCGGCAAGTCGATGGGCGGGCGCGTGGCGTCGCTGATCGCCGATGAGGCGTTTGCGGCGGGGCGGATCGCGGGGCTTGCGTGCTTTGGCTATCCGTTCCACCCGCAGGGCAAGCCGGAGAAGCTGCGCACCGAACACCTTGTCGGGCTGCGGACGCCGGCGCTGATCTGCCAGGGCACCCGCGACCCGTTCGGTACGGAGCAGGAGGTGGCGGGCTACGCCTTGTCCGAGCGTATCGCGCTGCACTGGCTGGCGGACGGCGACCACGATTTCGCGCCGCGCAAACGGGTGACAGGGCTGACGCAGGCGGATCACCTGAGCGACGCCGCGCGGGCCTGTGCCGGGTGGATCGGGGCGCTTTGACAGGGGTGTTTTGACAGGCGCGCTTTGACGAGAGCCGTTGGGGGCCGTCGGGGCGGTCAGTCCTTCGCCAGCGGGTGATGGTCGAGCACGAGATCGCGCAGCCGCTCTTCGAGGACGTGGGTGTATATCTCGGTCGTGGCCACGTCGGCGTGGCCCAGCAGGGTCTGGATCGCGCGCAGGTCGGCGCCGTTGGCCAGCAGGTGCGTGGCAAAGGCGTGGCGCAGCGTGTGGGGCGTGACCTCGGACGGGGGAACGCCCGCTTCGAGCGCGAATTCCTTGATGAGCATGTAGAAGGCGTGGCGCGTCAGGTGCCCGGCCTTGCCGTGCGACGGGAAGAGGAAGGGCGAGGGGACGGCGCCGGTGGCGGCCTGTGCCTCGGACGCGGCGGCATCGCGGGCCGAAAGCCAGGCGGTCAAGGCCTCGCGTGCGGGGGGAGACAGCGGGACCATGCGTTCCTTGCCGCCCTTGCCCCGGATCAACAGCATCCTCGGGTCGCCGCGCGCGGCGGAGACCGGGAGCGAGACCAGCTCGGTGACGCGCATGCCGGTGGCGTAGAGCACCTGCATCAGGCAGGCGTTGCGGGCGCGGTCGGCCTCGGTTCTGCCATGGTTTGCGGCGGCGTCGAGCAGCCGGTCCACCTGTTCGACCGAAAGCGTCTTGGGCAGGCGTTTCTCGCGGCCGGGGCCCGCGATCTGCACCGCCGGATTGTCCTCGCGCAGGCCCTCTTCGAAGGCGAAGCGGTAGATCTGCTTGATCGCCGAGAGCCGCCGCGCCCGGGTGGCGCGCGACAGGCCCAGCGTGTCGCAGTCGATCAGGTAGGATTCCACGTCCTTCTTCTGGGCCGTGGCGAAGTCGAGCGCGTGGTCGGTGAGCCAGTCGGCGACATGTGTGAGGTCGCGCTGGTAGGCGGCGAGCGTGTTGGCGGCGGCACCCCGCTCGGCCGCCATGGCTTCGAGGAAGAGGGGCAGCCAGCGGGACGGGGCGAGCGTCATTGCAGGGCACGCTCCGCGTCGAGGATCATGAGTTCAAGCGCGGCCCGCCGGGCCGTGTCCTCCAGCCCGAGCGCCCGGAAGGTGGCGATCGCGTCGGTCAGGTCCTGCCCGTTGCCTTCCGCGCCGGAGGCAAAGAGCGCCATGGCCCGCAGGATGACCTCTCCCAGACGGCCGCCGTCGAGTTGCGTGGCCAGGACCGGCGGCATGGTCGCGCCTTCCGAAAAACCTTCGGCGACGGCTTCGGCGTGGGGCAGGGGCGGCAGGTCTTCGGGGGTGAGACCGCGGGCAATGTCGGACAGGAAGCGCGCCTCGCGCCCGTCGTCGTCTTCCAGCGTCAGCGACAGGTCTTCGTAGCTGGCGGTCAGGAACCGCGCGCGGCGGGCCATCTGCTGCGCCCGCCCGTTCACGTCGACCTCTGCGATGGCCTCGGCATAGAGGTCGGCGAAGGGCGAAAGCATCCGCGCATGGGCCATTTGCGGCCAGACCTGCACCAGTGCGCGGGCCGCGCCTTCGGGCACGCCGCGTTTCAGCGCCGCCTCGAAATCCTGAAGCGCCTTCACCCGGTCCCAGATGCCGCCCGACGCGGCGGGCCGCCGCAGCGTGTAGATCCCCAACAGCCGGTTCGGCGGCAGGCTGCCCGCGCGGGCCAGCCGTTCGGCGGCCTCGATCTGTGTGCGCCAGCCGTTGTCGCCGGTCAGGTCCAGCACCGCGAAGGGCAGGGGCAGCGGCGCCGTGGGCAGCGGTTCCCCCAGCGCCTCGAACAGGCGGAATTCCAGCGGCGAGGGTCGGACCGGCGGCAGGAGCGCGCGCCCGTCGCCGGCCTCGGGGTCGAGGAAACGGGTCAGGAGTTCCGCCCGGCGCCCGCTGATGTCGCCCAGCGTCCGGGCGCTTTGCAGAATCAGCGCCGCGCGTTCCCAGTCACCCTTGCGTGCCGTGCAAAACACCCTGAGAGACAGGTCGGAGGACATTCTCGGCTGCACTTCGAGCTTGTCGCAGACCGGTTCCGACCGGCCCAGCAGAAGCGACAGGTCGACCCAATGGGCAAAGAGCCGGGGGTCGTCGACCCCGGTGATGTCCAGAAGGGCCAGCGCCTCTTCGACGGCGCCATGCGACGTCAGCCATTCGAGCCGCCCGTCGAGGAAGGCCAGCCGGGCATCGCCCGCGGGTGGCTCCGCCTCGGCGAGAATCAGCGTGCGCATCAGCCGCTGCATGGCGGGCACGGGCAGTTCCACCGCGTCGATCAGCACGGCCAGGTTCGCCGGGTCGGAGGCCTTCCACAACGTCACCGGCAGCCCGGTCGTCGCGGGCGACAACAGGCCTGCCGCGCTCGGGTCGGCCTCGGACAGGGGCGATGTTTCCACCGAAGGCGGCAGCGCGCCCTGTGCCACGGGTTCGGTCTGGGCCTGCGCGCTTTGCGCCAAGGTCAGGCCCATAACCAGCGCCACGGTCCCGCCGAGAGCCGCCCGCCGAATCCTGTTCGGGTTCATCGGCCCTCTGCCCATGTCAGTTCTCTTCCAGTTCGACCGGCACCCGGATTTCCGCCTGTGGCGGGCTGAAGTCCGCTCCGAAATACGGACCCACGTAAGCGTACGCCGTCAAAGCGATCACGCCCAGCACGAGTAGATAGAAAAGCCACTTTATCAGTCGCCCCATATGGGCACCCCCTGCCTCACCTTTTTTCGCGTTTATACCTAGCCTTTTTGTCCCGTTCACGTCATTCACGCAACAGGCAAGACATGGGCAAGGAATGGCCGAAGGCACCTTTCACAAGGGTTTGATCCTGCGCAAGACGGTTGTGTTCGTCGGCATGATGGGCGCCGGCAAAACCGCTGTGGGAAAGACCCTCGCGTCAAGGCTGGGCGTGAAATTCCGCGACTCCGATCACGAGATCGAGGTCGCCGCACAGATGAACATCGCCGAGATTTTCGCCCGCGACGGCGAGGATTTCTTTCGCCGCAAGGAAAGCCAGATCATCGGTCGGCTGCTGGACGGCGCGCCGGGCGTCCTGTCGACCGGCGGTGGCGCCTTCATGTCGGAAGCCAACCGCAAGATGATCTCGGAACTGGGCGTATCGGTCTGGCTGAATGCCGACCTGGAGCTCTTGTGGGAGCGGGTGCGCCACAAGGACACACGGCCGCTTTTGAAGACGGCGGACCCGAAGGGGACGCTGCGCGGGCTGTATGACCGGCGGGTGCCGATCTATGCGCTGGCCGATCTGGCCGTGCGCTCGGAACCGGGCATGTCTCTGGACAAGATGGCGGCGCGGGTGGCGGATGCCCTGCTGGCAGAGCGCCCGGACGTACTGGAGGAACCAACATGACCGAAACCGTAAGCGTGCCGCTGCCGGGGCGGTCCTATGACGTGCGCATCGGCGAAGGTCTGCTGGCGCGCGCCGGGGCAGAGATCGCGCCGCTGCTGAAACGGCCGCGCGTGGCCATCGTCAGCGACGAGACCGTGGCCGCGGCGCATCTGTCGACGCTGGAACAGGCCCTGTCGGCAGAGGGCATCTCCAGCGTCGCACTGACGCTGCCGCCGGGCGAGGCGACGAAGGGCTGGCCGCAGTTCTCGCGCACCGTGGAGTGGCTGCTGGAGCAGAAGGTGGAGCGGCGCGACATCGTCGTGGCGCTTGGCGGCGGCGTGATCGGTGACCTCGTGGGGTTTGCCGCCGCCGTGCTGCGGCGGGGCGTGCGCTTCGTGCAGATCCCGACCTCTCTGCTGGCGCAGGTGGACAGTTCGGTCGGCGGCAAGACCGGCATCAACGCGCCGCAGGGCAAGAACCTGATCGGCGCGTTCCATCAGCCGTCGCTGGTGCTGGCGGATATCGGGGTGCTCGACACGCTGACGCCGCGCGATTTCCGCGCCGGGATGGGCGAGGTGGTGAAATACGGCCTGCTGGGCGACGCCGCGTTCTTTGCCTGGCTGGAGGAGAACGCCGACGCGGTGATCGGGGGCGACCGCGCCGCGCGGCAGTACGCAGTAAAGCGTTCGGTCGAGATGAAGGCGGAGATCGTGCTGCGTGACGAGACGGAGCAGGGCGACCGCGCGCTGCTGAACCTCGGGCATACTTTCTGCCATGCGTTCGAATCGGCGACGGGCTATTCCGACCGGCTGCTGCACGGCGAGGGTGTGGCGATCGGCTGCGCGCTGGCGTTCGAGTTGTCCGCGCGGCTTGGCCTCTGCGCGCAGGAGGACCCGAGCCGGGCCCGCGCGCTGCTGGCGCAGGCGGGCATGAAGCGCGACCTGCGCGACATTCCCGGCGACCTGCCGGACGCCGATGCGCTCCTCGACCTGATGGGGCAGGACAAGAAGGTGGTGGACGGGCGGTTGAACTTTATCCTGGCGCGCGGCATCGGCGCGGCCTTCGTCACCTCTGACGTGCCGCGCGACGCGGTGGCGGGGCTTCTGCAGGAGCAGCTGGCGGCGCGGTAAGCGCAGCGCGTCAGCGCGGGCGGCGCAGCACCATCAGTTCGCCCAGGTTCTCGGACGTGACATAGCCCAGCACCCGGCCATGGCGGTCGACGGCGGCCACGGCGGGCGCGCCCTGCAGCGCGTCGAGCACCTGCACCAGCGGCGCGGCCAGTCCCAGTTGCGGAATGGATGTGGTCATCACCTCGCCCACGGGGCGGCTGGTGTTGCCCTCGGCCATGGCGGTGAACAGCGCTTGCCGGGTGAGGAACCCCAAGAGCGCGCCGTCGTCGTCCAGCACCGGGAATTCGTGCTGCGTGGTGCGGATCAGGGTCTGTCCGGCAACGCCGAGGCTGTCTTCGGGCCGCAGCCTTTCGAACTGGGTGATCATCGCGTCGCGCATGAAGAGGCCCCGGGCGATGTCGCGGGACGACACGTCCTGCGCCTCGCTCTCGGCGGCGAAGATCACGAAGGCGGCGATCAGCAGCAGGATCAGGTTGCCGGAGGTCAGGCCCCAGACCGCCAGCAAGAGCGCGAAGACCTGGCCTGCGCGGGCGGCGATGCGGGTGGCGCGCACCCGGTCGGTGCCAAGCGCCAGCGCGGCGCGCAGCACACGGCCGCCGTCCATCGGGAAAGCCGGGATCATGTTGAAGAGCGCGAGCGCCAGGTTCACCGCCGCGATGCGCCCGGCGAGGTTGC is a genomic window containing:
- a CDS encoding HlyC/CorC family transporter, with the protein product MDPQPGTLDAAFWITSGAILGLIMMSAFFSGSETALTAASRGKLRAASDRGSSGAARALRITEDNERLIGSVLLGNNLVNILATSLATALFTNLFGDSGVAWATLFMTLLVLIFAEVLPKTYAITNPETAAARVATPIALVIRLFAPVVSAVRLLVRGVLRVFGVQTDPDSQILAVREEIAGALQLGHSEGVVQKEDRDRILGALDLGDRTVEEIMLHRSNIEMIDADTPPQDILQQCLESSHTRLPVFRGDPENIIGMIHAKDLLRAMYKLTTGEKDIAEALAGFKVTDVMMKPYFVPDTTALDDQMRQFLRRRTHFALVVDEYGSLKGLITLEDILEEIVGEIADEHDPKADSQFLLTDDGQYLVDGNMTIRDFNRATDFILPDDEANTVAGLVIYESQVIPTVGQVFSFHGFRFEVLARENNRITKLKIMPL
- the aroB gene encoding 3-dehydroquinate synthase produces the protein MTETVSVPLPGRSYDVRIGEGLLARAGAEIAPLLKRPRVAIVSDETVAAAHLSTLEQALSAEGISSVALTLPPGEATKGWPQFSRTVEWLLEQKVERRDIVVALGGGVIGDLVGFAAAVLRRGVRFVQIPTSLLAQVDSSVGGKTGINAPQGKNLIGAFHQPSLVLADIGVLDTLTPRDFRAGMGEVVKYGLLGDAAFFAWLEENADAVIGGDRAARQYAVKRSVEMKAEIVLRDETEQGDRALLNLGHTFCHAFESATGYSDRLLHGEGVAIGCALAFELSARLGLCAQEDPSRARALLAQAGMKRDLRDIPGDLPDADALLDLMGQDKKVVDGRLNFILARGIGAAFVTSDVPRDAVAGLLQEQLAAR
- a CDS encoding DUF2254 domain-containing protein; translation: MTRTKAPQGVATTGLGNRCRRVTSAWMKSLFSLPKKAVRVLRGHLRRLWVRVTVFGLLAVAVIPLSQLVERILPEEWQSLIAGASVDRLLDIIAAAMLTVTTFSLTVMVSTNHATASQFTPRLQQLIRQDTVTQNTLATFIGSYVYALTAIVLREVSYIGDEKALVMFGVTVFMLALIVWSLIRWMQHLQSLGSLISSARQVEDKTALQFRQRLDTPCLGAVPLTEEVPEDGFVVIAPETGYVQMIHPEPLQTLAEELNCDIYLLAEIGDFVFLRSPLAKVCGASDLDEDTRKRLSNALHSNIVIGDERTYDQDPRFGLMTMAQIGSKALSPGINDPGTAIDVINRCGRILSAYRDETEGDGEALHPRLHVRPLDAEVLIGDAFDSVARDGAAVREVQERLQKVLGGLMRHPDPELSEAAQSRADEYLERAKQALDWAQDRQRLERAAERREGG
- a CDS encoding tyrosine recombinase, with protein sequence MTLAPSRWLPLFLEAMAAERGAAANTLAAYQRDLTHVADWLTDHALDFATAQKKDVESYLIDCDTLGLSRATRARRLSAIKQIYRFAFEEGLREDNPAVQIAGPGREKRLPKTLSVEQVDRLLDAAANHGRTEADRARNACLMQVLYATGMRVTELVSLPVSAARGDPRMLLIRGKGGKERMVPLSPPAREALTAWLSARDAAASEAQAATGAVPSPFLFPSHGKAGHLTRHAFYMLIKEFALEAGVPPSEVTPHTLRHAFATHLLANGADLRAIQTLLGHADVATTEIYTHVLEERLRDLVLDHHPLAKD
- a CDS encoding shikimate kinase, whose translation is MAEGTFHKGLILRKTVVFVGMMGAGKTAVGKTLASRLGVKFRDSDHEIEVAAQMNIAEIFARDGEDFFRRKESQIIGRLLDGAPGVLSTGGGAFMSEANRKMISELGVSVWLNADLELLWERVRHKDTRPLLKTADPKGTLRGLYDRRVPIYALADLAVRSEPGMSLDKMAARVADALLAERPDVLEEPT
- a CDS encoding alpha/beta family hydrolase; the protein is MTRFLFDGDAGAPVTVLLAHGAGAAMDTPFMAGLAAALAGCGLRVARFEFAYMAARRTGGPKRPPPKVEMLCGEYAAALADLPNGARVVIGGKSMGGRVASLIADEAFAAGRIAGLACFGYPFHPQGKPEKLRTEHLVGLRTPALICQGTRDPFGTEQEVAGYALSERIALHWLADGDHDFAPRKRVTGLTQADHLSDAARACAGWIGAL
- a CDS encoding response regulator, with translation MAKTDKHCLIVDDQEFDRRMMRRVFAKQCPNVPLLVARDLKEARERLRAGQISIVFLDNALPDGMGVDLVQEMANDKALKGVPVVIVSDFPSPFMYAKAKAANVCEVWAKRDFVGPSVQRVMTRHARLS
- a CDS encoding nucleotidyltransferase family protein, with product MRGRDKLTEVVSGEPLLRRQAQTAMATGAHVCVTLPDYDHPRAETLAGLPVQLVGVPDAELGMSASLRRGVAMLPRGMKAVIVLPADMPEIETEDISLLIEGFRATPYPMLQQATAADGTPGHPVLFPANCFSAILQLTGDQGARDILTANAHRLRRIALADERALIDLDTPEAWDAWRGGPPQKLSVPAE
- a CDS encoding site-2 protease family protein; protein product: MSWSFPVGRLLGSELRVHATFFLLLGWIGLSAYSSGGTAAALDSLSFVVLLFACVVAHEYGHALMARRFGIRTPDITLLPIGGLARLDRMPERPAQEIAVALAGPAVNVVIWAVLIALGANTSVDALSDPTATGNLAGRIAAVNLALALFNMIPAFPMDGGRVLRAALALGTDRVRATRIAARAGQVFALLLAVWGLTSGNLILLLIAAFVIFAAESEAQDVSSRDIARGLFMRDAMITQFERLRPEDSLGVAGQTLIRTTQHEFPVLDDDGALLGFLTRQALFTAMAEGNTSRPVGEVMTTSIPQLGLAAPLVQVLDALQGAPAVAAVDRHGRVLGYVTSENLGELMVLRRPR